In the genome of Oscarella lobularis chromosome 1, ooOscLobu1.1, whole genome shotgun sequence, one region contains:
- the LOC136196976 gene encoding neogenin-like isoform X1, protein MKRIFLVHICGVFLLIPSAQADLATCGSSVSLGNKPIVHYQIANDSVSLNSAPDYNGSDPIEPIVRWYRNGRLIAANKRLITFIVDSRENGSTYRFTVSEFRGSVIFESENASLIVGEIPRLELLSGRRLSFRETSNDTLIIRLDVSGVPRPTLRVVRPQNRSHVVSSAKFEIRSNAIHVRGLSLEDWGDYEVIASSCLGNAMINISVQILGGVDLTNLTDTTKTVFCSKNVEFICSAVAYPKPYIEWVWSETLLRDGRYGITEKSVISPNSHRHKIMSTLKITGVEREDNKRGLIRCKSKKGIEETSVGFQLNVLCTPSACSVHFVQLTNDTIVANIEHPTPSLVFESWSMPFLMNNHH, encoded by the exons ATGAAACGAATCTTCCTCGTCCACATTtgcggcgtttttcttctaatcCCGAGCGCGCAAGCTGATCTCGCGACCTGTG GTAGCTCTGTGTCACTGGGAAATAAGCCAATTGTTCATTACCAAATTGCGAATGATAGTGTCAGTCTGAACTCCGCTCCAGACTACAACGGTAGCGATCCCATTGAGCCTATTGTTCGCTGGTACAGAAACGGACGCTTGATTGCGGCAAACAAACGCCTCATTACCTTCATCGTTGATTCGAGAGAAAACGGTAGCACGTATCGTTTTACTGTCAGCGAATTTCGGGGTAGTGTGATTTTCGAGAGCGAGAACGCATCCTTGATTGTGGGAG AAATTCCTCGCTTGGAGCTGTTAAGcggacgacgtctttcgttcAGAGAAACGTCGAACGATACACTGATaattcgactcgacgtcTCGGGCGTTCCTCGTCCGACACTTCGGGTCGTGAGGCCCCAGAACAGGTCTCACGTCGTTAGTTCGGCAAAATTTGAGATTAGGTCAAATGCGATTCATGTGCGAGGACTTTCGCTTGAGGACTGGGGAGACTATGAAGTGATCGCATCGAGTTGCCTGGGAAACGCCATGATTAATATAAGCGTTCAAATCTTGG GCGGTGTTGACCTGACGAACTTGACCGATACCACCAAGACAGTATTCTGTTCCAAAAACGTCGAGTTTATCTGCTCAGCGGTGGCGTATCCTAAGCCATATATAGAGTGGGTTTGGAGCGAGACGTTGCTGCGTGACGGAAGGTACGGTATTACCGAGAAAAGCGTCATATCTCCGAATAGTCACAGACATAAGATAATGTCTACTTTGAAAATTACCGGCGTAGAAAGAGAGGATAACAAGAGAGGTCTTATACGCTGCAAATCAAAGAAAGGCATTGAGGAAACCAGTGTAGGCTTTCAACTAAACGTGCTCT GTACGCCAAGTGCGTGTAGCGTTCACTTTGTACAGCTTACAAATGATACTATAGTGGCCAACATTGAACATCCCACTCCGTCACTCGTCTTCGAGTCTTGGTCTATGCCTTTTTTGATGAACAATCATCACTGA
- the LOC136196976 gene encoding contactin-5-like isoform X2 encodes MKRIFLVHICGVFLLIPSAQADLATCGSSVSLGNKPIVHYQIANDSVSLNSAPDYNGSDPIEPIVRWYRNGRLIAANKRLITFIVDSRENGSTYRFTVSEFRGSVIFESENASLIVGEIPRLELLSGRRLSFRETSNDTLIIRLDVSGVPRPTLRVVRPQNRSHVVSSAKFEIRSNAIHVRGLSLEDWGDYEVIASSCLGNAMINISVQILGGVDLTNLTDTTKTVFCSKNVEFICSAVAYPKPYIEWVWSETLLRDGRYGITEKSVISPNSHRHKIMSTLKITGVEREDNKRGLIRCKSKKGIEETSVGFQLNVLCKSQ; translated from the exons ATGAAACGAATCTTCCTCGTCCACATTtgcggcgtttttcttctaatcCCGAGCGCGCAAGCTGATCTCGCGACCTGTG GTAGCTCTGTGTCACTGGGAAATAAGCCAATTGTTCATTACCAAATTGCGAATGATAGTGTCAGTCTGAACTCCGCTCCAGACTACAACGGTAGCGATCCCATTGAGCCTATTGTTCGCTGGTACAGAAACGGACGCTTGATTGCGGCAAACAAACGCCTCATTACCTTCATCGTTGATTCGAGAGAAAACGGTAGCACGTATCGTTTTACTGTCAGCGAATTTCGGGGTAGTGTGATTTTCGAGAGCGAGAACGCATCCTTGATTGTGGGAG AAATTCCTCGCTTGGAGCTGTTAAGcggacgacgtctttcgttcAGAGAAACGTCGAACGATACACTGATaattcgactcgacgtcTCGGGCGTTCCTCGTCCGACACTTCGGGTCGTGAGGCCCCAGAACAGGTCTCACGTCGTTAGTTCGGCAAAATTTGAGATTAGGTCAAATGCGATTCATGTGCGAGGACTTTCGCTTGAGGACTGGGGAGACTATGAAGTGATCGCATCGAGTTGCCTGGGAAACGCCATGATTAATATAAGCGTTCAAATCTTGG GCGGTGTTGACCTGACGAACTTGACCGATACCACCAAGACAGTATTCTGTTCCAAAAACGTCGAGTTTATCTGCTCAGCGGTGGCGTATCCTAAGCCATATATAGAGTGGGTTTGGAGCGAGACGTTGCTGCGTGACGGAAGGTACGGTATTACCGAGAAAAGCGTCATATCTCCGAATAGTCACAGACATAAGATAATGTCTACTTTGAAAATTACCGGCGTAGAAAGAGAGGATAACAAGAGAGGTCTTATACGCTGCAAATCAAAGAAAGGCATTGAGGAAACCAGTGTAGGCTTTCAACTAAACGTGCTCTGTAAGAGTCAGTAG